A DNA window from Archocentrus centrarchus isolate MPI-CPG fArcCen1 chromosome 15, fArcCen1, whole genome shotgun sequence contains the following coding sequences:
- the arhgap22a gene encoding rho GTPase-activating protein 22 isoform X2: MLSPKIKQARRARSKSMVLGELSRVSRPCSPLDHEKALKAGWLKRQRSIMKNWQLRWFVLRTEALYFYKDQDESKAQGCIPLQGSQVNEVPANQDEPGRHLFEIVPAGGGEKDRTGISHESFLLMASSQSDMEEWVRAIRRAIWAPLGGGVFGQHLEETMLYESQCGPQRLVPVLVEQCVCFIRENGLKEEGLFRAPGQTNHVRELQDAFDRGEKPVFDSSTDVHTVASLLKLYIRELPEPIIPFSKYTQFLSCAQLLTKDKEMGITELGKQVKSLPQVNYNLLEYICKFLDEVQSHSSENKMSVQNLATVFGPNILRPRVEDPVTMMEGSTQVQHLMTVLISEHSRLYQREEPETEIKVPIKQQESQRCKVEWLSQEDPAHPPSSGTSTKMPKEKKQSSTSSTDIKSTAASPVTQEKGGEDQIEEKSKSKTEEDNKTEGKVGSEVAVSPSKQAKALPSWRCTFKGSAASGVPRGKIGGSAGDVSVAGGSNWLMNGLSSLRAHRRTTSSGERLKDSLKDSTLSLKETTLKDSHRDSDEDSSRTSLSHRALHQSHRLSAYDNVAPSSLSLPADTSSMWTSYEISLSEPEGSDKAAKSEQSQERPTEFKDCANTLEHSASCSEDDLAGTSEDASSKVAQLKQELKKQRTSYEARIRKLEESCSNYQSQINRLEEDLDQEKKKFHMLEIRLRNSERAHQDAENRNILLQQEMEEFFKTLGDLTTGATRTK, encoded by the exons ATGCTGAGCCCCAAGATAAAACAGGCACGCCGGG CACGGTCCAAAAGCATGGTTCTTGGAGAGTTGTCTCGGGTTTCCAGGCCCTGTTCTCCTCTGGATCATGAGAAAGCACTGAAGGCGGGCTGGCTCAAAAGACAACGGAGTATCATGAAAAACTGGCAGCTGCGTTGGTTTGTCCTGAGAACGGAAGCTCTGTATTTTTACAAGGATCAGGATGAAAGCAAAGCACAG GGTTGTATTCCTCTTCAGGGTAGTCAGGTCAATGAGGTGCCTGCCAATCAGGACGAGCCTGGTCGCCACCTTTTTGAAATTGTTCCAG CAGGAGGTGGAGAAAAGGATCGAACCGGTATAAGCCATGAATCATTCCTGCTGATGGCTAGCTCCCAGAGTGACATGGAAGAATGGGTCAGAGCCATACGTAGAGCTATATGGGCTCCACTTGGTGGAG GTGTCTTTGGGCAGCACCTGGAGGAGACAATGTTGTATGAATCCCAGTGTGGCCCTCAGAGACTGGTCCCCGTGCTGGTTGAGCAGTGTGTATGCTTCATACGTGAAAATGGACTCAAAGAGGAGGGCCTTTTCAGGGCCCCCGGACAGACCAATCATGTTCGAGAATTGCAGGATGCCTTTGACCGTGGCGAGAAGCCAGTGTTTGACAG TTCCACAGACGTCCACACAGTGGCATCACTGTTAAAGCTCTATATACGAGAGCTGCCAGAGCCTATAATCCCATTCTCCAAATACACACAGTTTCTCTCTTGTGCTCAGCTTCTTACTAAGGATAAAGAAATG gGTATTACAGAGCTCGGCAAACAGGTGAAATCACTTCCTCAGGTCAACTACAACCTCCTTGAGTACATCTGCAA GTTTCTGGATGAGGTCCAATCTCACTCCAGTGAGAATAAGATGAGTGTCCAGAACCTGGCCACTGTGTTTGGACCTAATATCCTTCGTCCCAGAGTGGAGGATCCAGTCACCATGATGGAGG GAAGTACACAAGTGCAGCACCTCATGACTGTGCTAATCAGTGAACACTCCCGACTTTACCAACGTGAGGAGCCAGAAACAGAGATTAAGGTTCCTATTAAGCAACAGGAGAGCCAAAGGTGCAAGGTGGAATGGCTTTCACAAGAAGATCCTGCCCACCCACCCTCCTCAGGGACAAGCACCAAAAtgcctaaagaaaaaaaacaatcttcCACTTCTTCTACAGACATTAAGTCAACTGCAGCAAGCCCTGTTACACAGGAAAAAGGTGGGGAAGATCAGATTGAagagaaaagcaaaagcaaGACAGAGGAAGACAACAAGACTGAAGGAAAAGTAGGAAGCGAAGTAGCTGTTAGTCCTAGCAAACAAGCTAAAGCCTTGCCCTCCTGGAGATGCACCTTCAAGGGAAGTGCAGCCTCTGGTGTGCCAAGGGGGAAAATAGGGGGCTCAGCAGGGGACGTGTCAGTTGCTGGTGGGAGCAACTGGTTAATGAATGGTCTATCATCCCTCCGAGCTCACAGACGTACCACCTCATCTGGGGAAAGACTGAAAGACTCTTTGAAGGATTCAACCCTCTCTCTTAAAGAAACTACTCTTAAAGACTCTCACAGAGACTCTGATGAAGACTCTTCTCGAACATCCTTGTCTCACAGAGCCCTCCACCAATCCCACAGACTGTCTGCCTATGACAACGTAGCCCCCTCCAGTCTAAGCCTACCTGCTGACACTTCGTCTATGTGGACGTCCTATGAGATCTCATTGTCTGAGCCAGAAGGGAGCGATAAAGCAGCGAAATCAGAACAGAGTCAAGAAAGACCCACAGAGTTCAAAGACTGTGCAAATACTTTAGAACACAGTGCAAGCTGCAGTGAGGATGATCTTGCAGGAACAAGTGAAGATGCCTCAAGCAAGGTGGCCCAGCTAAAGCAGGAACTGAAGAAGCAGAGGACGAGTTATGAGGCCCGTATCCGCAA GTTGGAGGAGTCCTGTTCCAACTACCAGTCCCAGATAAACCGCCTCGAGGAGGACCTAGACCAGGAGAAGAAGAAGTTTCACATGCTAGAGATCCGACTCAGGAACTCAGAGCGGGCACATCAAGATGCAGAAAATCGAAACATTCTCCTCCAGCAAGAGATGGAGGAATTTTTCAAAACCCTTGGAGATCTGACTACGGGAGCAACAAGGACCAAATAG
- the arhgap22a gene encoding rho GTPase-activating protein 22 isoform X1 — MCLLACVMALEMAPVEKDTYGAHGFSVMNPNRTPQMFDKAKELAARSKSMVLGELSRVSRPCSPLDHEKALKAGWLKRQRSIMKNWQLRWFVLRTEALYFYKDQDESKAQGCIPLQGSQVNEVPANQDEPGRHLFEIVPAGGGEKDRTGISHESFLLMASSQSDMEEWVRAIRRAIWAPLGGGVFGQHLEETMLYESQCGPQRLVPVLVEQCVCFIRENGLKEEGLFRAPGQTNHVRELQDAFDRGEKPVFDSSTDVHTVASLLKLYIRELPEPIIPFSKYTQFLSCAQLLTKDKEMGITELGKQVKSLPQVNYNLLEYICKFLDEVQSHSSENKMSVQNLATVFGPNILRPRVEDPVTMMEGSTQVQHLMTVLISEHSRLYQREEPETEIKVPIKQQESQRCKVEWLSQEDPAHPPSSGTSTKMPKEKKQSSTSSTDIKSTAASPVTQEKGGEDQIEEKSKSKTEEDNKTEGKVGSEVAVSPSKQAKALPSWRCTFKGSAASGVPRGKIGGSAGDVSVAGGSNWLMNGLSSLRAHRRTTSSGERLKDSLKDSTLSLKETTLKDSHRDSDEDSSRTSLSHRALHQSHRLSAYDNVAPSSLSLPADTSSMWTSYEISLSEPEGSDKAAKSEQSQERPTEFKDCANTLEHSASCSEDDLAGTSEDASSKVAQLKQELKKQRTSYEARIRKLEESCSNYQSQINRLEEDLDQEKKKFHMLEIRLRNSERAHQDAENRNILLQQEMEEFFKTLGDLTTGATRTK; from the exons ATGTGCCTGCTTGCATGTGTTATGGCTCTAGAAATGGCCCCAGTGGAGAAGGATACCTACGGTGCACACGGGTTCAGTGTCATGAATCCTAACAGGACTCCACAGATGTTTGACAAAGCAAAGGAGCTGGCAG CACGGTCCAAAAGCATGGTTCTTGGAGAGTTGTCTCGGGTTTCCAGGCCCTGTTCTCCTCTGGATCATGAGAAAGCACTGAAGGCGGGCTGGCTCAAAAGACAACGGAGTATCATGAAAAACTGGCAGCTGCGTTGGTTTGTCCTGAGAACGGAAGCTCTGTATTTTTACAAGGATCAGGATGAAAGCAAAGCACAG GGTTGTATTCCTCTTCAGGGTAGTCAGGTCAATGAGGTGCCTGCCAATCAGGACGAGCCTGGTCGCCACCTTTTTGAAATTGTTCCAG CAGGAGGTGGAGAAAAGGATCGAACCGGTATAAGCCATGAATCATTCCTGCTGATGGCTAGCTCCCAGAGTGACATGGAAGAATGGGTCAGAGCCATACGTAGAGCTATATGGGCTCCACTTGGTGGAG GTGTCTTTGGGCAGCACCTGGAGGAGACAATGTTGTATGAATCCCAGTGTGGCCCTCAGAGACTGGTCCCCGTGCTGGTTGAGCAGTGTGTATGCTTCATACGTGAAAATGGACTCAAAGAGGAGGGCCTTTTCAGGGCCCCCGGACAGACCAATCATGTTCGAGAATTGCAGGATGCCTTTGACCGTGGCGAGAAGCCAGTGTTTGACAG TTCCACAGACGTCCACACAGTGGCATCACTGTTAAAGCTCTATATACGAGAGCTGCCAGAGCCTATAATCCCATTCTCCAAATACACACAGTTTCTCTCTTGTGCTCAGCTTCTTACTAAGGATAAAGAAATG gGTATTACAGAGCTCGGCAAACAGGTGAAATCACTTCCTCAGGTCAACTACAACCTCCTTGAGTACATCTGCAA GTTTCTGGATGAGGTCCAATCTCACTCCAGTGAGAATAAGATGAGTGTCCAGAACCTGGCCACTGTGTTTGGACCTAATATCCTTCGTCCCAGAGTGGAGGATCCAGTCACCATGATGGAGG GAAGTACACAAGTGCAGCACCTCATGACTGTGCTAATCAGTGAACACTCCCGACTTTACCAACGTGAGGAGCCAGAAACAGAGATTAAGGTTCCTATTAAGCAACAGGAGAGCCAAAGGTGCAAGGTGGAATGGCTTTCACAAGAAGATCCTGCCCACCCACCCTCCTCAGGGACAAGCACCAAAAtgcctaaagaaaaaaaacaatcttcCACTTCTTCTACAGACATTAAGTCAACTGCAGCAAGCCCTGTTACACAGGAAAAAGGTGGGGAAGATCAGATTGAagagaaaagcaaaagcaaGACAGAGGAAGACAACAAGACTGAAGGAAAAGTAGGAAGCGAAGTAGCTGTTAGTCCTAGCAAACAAGCTAAAGCCTTGCCCTCCTGGAGATGCACCTTCAAGGGAAGTGCAGCCTCTGGTGTGCCAAGGGGGAAAATAGGGGGCTCAGCAGGGGACGTGTCAGTTGCTGGTGGGAGCAACTGGTTAATGAATGGTCTATCATCCCTCCGAGCTCACAGACGTACCACCTCATCTGGGGAAAGACTGAAAGACTCTTTGAAGGATTCAACCCTCTCTCTTAAAGAAACTACTCTTAAAGACTCTCACAGAGACTCTGATGAAGACTCTTCTCGAACATCCTTGTCTCACAGAGCCCTCCACCAATCCCACAGACTGTCTGCCTATGACAACGTAGCCCCCTCCAGTCTAAGCCTACCTGCTGACACTTCGTCTATGTGGACGTCCTATGAGATCTCATTGTCTGAGCCAGAAGGGAGCGATAAAGCAGCGAAATCAGAACAGAGTCAAGAAAGACCCACAGAGTTCAAAGACTGTGCAAATACTTTAGAACACAGTGCAAGCTGCAGTGAGGATGATCTTGCAGGAACAAGTGAAGATGCCTCAAGCAAGGTGGCCCAGCTAAAGCAGGAACTGAAGAAGCAGAGGACGAGTTATGAGGCCCGTATCCGCAA GTTGGAGGAGTCCTGTTCCAACTACCAGTCCCAGATAAACCGCCTCGAGGAGGACCTAGACCAGGAGAAGAAGAAGTTTCACATGCTAGAGATCCGACTCAGGAACTCAGAGCGGGCACATCAAGATGCAGAAAATCGAAACATTCTCCTCCAGCAAGAGATGGAGGAATTTTTCAAAACCCTTGGAGATCTGACTACGGGAGCAACAAGGACCAAATAG
- the LOC115793163 gene encoding putative ZDHHC-type palmitoyltransferase 6, with the protein MHPMPVSSVSDGDIFDCIQRGNIEQCIHFVQNNRSMLKQKGWGGFTPLHYAALHGNRALVDLFLSAGADPNLTCDAGQTAFHFACRQGNLYIIHQMMQYGADLRLIDLQGKTSLHHAVTGGSIIAVHYLWETGMFRFTDTDMYQVTPLHLAASTGNTEVVRYLLKDQRCAVDAVDQQGATALHVAAERGGVEVCWILLQRTGCRMLHQKNHSGLTPLDLSKQGKTFRHQQLTKLLSRYINEPIHHKPRESHVLYYWTLFFPSLSGAAILLIAAMLGGYGGVICGLLFPWLARSIFTQYHRMTTYQRLPNPVYLGTLIAGLFHSLLCFYGKMMPSVWPTSALTQVSMVHFSILLGLFCKVLTQDPGALDREESDPRFSCIADLVENNQSPQRFCPYCELFQPDYTKHCKLCEVCIKDYDHHCLFLNRCIGRGNHRLFLFFILSMAAAHLLFVATGISYLYSKMPGGSHSLSLWLTLLGEEFWVAVMMVMNALTLLWEVWLLIEQFDAVATGTTTYFRQCESAARQRSLAQRWVIALSFLLEGRRRVGSRQTREDKTAIDI; encoded by the exons ATGCATCCGATGCCCGTGTCTTCCGTCAGCGATGGAGACATATTTGACTGTATACAGAGAGGAAATATTGAACAGTGTATACACTTCGTTCAGAATAACCGATCCATGCTCAAGCAAAAAG GCTGGGGTGGCTTCACCCCGCTCCACTATGCTGCCCTACATGGTAACCGCGCCTTGGTCGACCTTTTCCTAAGTGCAGGAGCTGATCCTAACCTGACATGTGATGCAGGACAGACAGCCTTTCATTTTGCCTGTAG GCAAGGAAATCTCTACATCATACATCAAATGATGCAGTATGGGGCTGATTTACGCCTCATAGACCTACAGGGAAAAACATCATTGCATCATGCAGTCACTGGGGGAAGCAT CATTGCAGTGCACTATTTGTGGGAGACAGGAATGTTTAGattcacagacacagacatgtACCAGGTGACACCCCTTCACCTGGCTGCATCCACAGGAAACACAGAAGTGGTTCGGTATTTGCTCAAGGACCAG AGGTGTGCTGTGGATGCAGTTGACCAGCAGGGTGCGACAGCACTTCACGTTGCAGCAGAGAGGGGTGGAGTGGAAGTGTGCTGGATACTGCTGCAGAGAACAGGGTGCAGGATGCTCCATCAGAAGAATCATAGTGGCCTCACACCGCTGGATCTCAGCAAACAGGGCAAAACATTCAG ACATCAGCAACTCACCAAACTACTGAGTCGGTACATTAATGAACCAATCCACCACAAGCCCAGAGAGTCTCATG TTTTATACTACTGGACGCTGTTTTTTCCATCACTGAGTGGAGCTGCCATCCTGCTGATTGCAGCCATGTTGGGTGGCTATGGGGGGGTAATCTGTGGTTTGCTCTTCCCATGGCTGGCCAGAAGCATTTTCACACAATATCACCGCATGACCACGTACCAAAG GTTGCCTAACCCGGTCTACTTGGGAACCCTCATTGCTGGTTTGTTTCATTCCCTGCTCTGCTTTTATGGAAAAATGATGCCTA gtgtgtggccAACCAGTGCTTTAACCCAGGTGTCAATGGTCCACTTCTCCATACTCCTTGGGTTATTCTGTAAGGTTCTGACTCAAGATCCCGGGGCACTAGACAGAGAAGAATCAGATCCTCggttctcctgtattgctgATCTGGTGGAGAACAACCAGAGCCCTCAAAGGTTCTGCCCATATTGTGAG CTGTTTCAACCTGACTACACTAAACACTGCAAGCTTTGTGAAGTGTGCATTAAAGACTATGACCATCACTGCCTTTTCCTCAACCGGTGCATTGGCCGGGGTAACCACCGCCTGTTCCTGTTCTTCATCCTCTCCATGGCAGCTGCCCACCTTCTTTTTGTTGCCACAGGAATAAGTTACCTGTACAGCAAGATGCCTGGAGGCAGCCACAGCTTGTCATTGTGGCTCACCTTGTTAGGCGAGGAGTTTTGGGTTGCTGTCATGATGGTTATGAACGCGCTGACACTCCTCTGGGAGGTGTGGCTTCTGATTGAGCAGTTTGATGCTGTCGCCACCGGAACGACCACCTACTTCAGACAGTGTGAAAGCGCCGCACGGCAGAGGTCACTAGCACAGCGTTGGGTAATAGCACTGTCATTTCTGCTGGAGGGTCGCAGACGGGTGGGCAGCAGACAAACCAGAGAGGACAAAACTGCCATAGACATTTAA